A single window of Methanothermobacter marburgensis str. Marburg DNA harbors:
- a CDS encoding DUF3320 domain-containing protein has translation MDKSARKIIEREFENLREKLLDLTMRNQLLNFRPRSRTVEVVNHDPEYIYTYLVLNGGKMKLAPRREPEEETDPGNDLEDPEGEVDTVNELEDPESEGELDPGDELEDLKPDDENVLLTDLTESELQRRLFYINQRARTMIQEQGYNILYLALGFLEWMAADEPDIRRAPLVLVPVVLERRRAGSSFSLRWDGSEIITNMSLQARLREEGIELPEFRMPQGPSGISEYLRKVEDAVKSMDGWGVTDEVQLGFFSFTKFLMYMDLDPASYSNWDEIVERPLLKALFSIEIDEDDGEVDIDSIPYEDLYHVVDADSSQIAVIEDVKAGKNLVVEGPPGTGKSQTIVNLIAELMAAGKTVLFVSEKMAALEVVKSRLDSIGLGRFCLELHSHKARKKDVLNELESTLMEAEAERPDAEREFRRVEKLRDELNEYRRALHEPLYSIQLSPFQLFGMKESSERYFNGELPFVRIPSPETITPDEWDEALVELRNLAKLAELLPPLHENPWSGTDPGMMLPSDVRELEVLLESVMKITDKLMAALREFQERYGFSPVKNTGDLERLGEVVSVVAESRPFDLGVLESEIWDRYRADAFTLLDKLEAYTRRREILDRFHESVHSVDLEALLREYLKESSSRIKFLSGRYRKVRNEIEALYVGRAPENDYEIVEDLENLIDVMSLRGELERYSGVAERFFGSMWNPENPSIQDLRATAEWIVRFRDLHSDGLISERALECISDGLDGDRLLSEFHEILEIHSELQDKLSKLQTRINTHAHVIFNSAPEEVPFRAWRSRVKAWREALNLLPLWSQYLEKKRLCMKTRGAAFIPLIESGIISMEDIRHAMEGNLADALLERAFREIPALYTFIGDLHEARIREFRELDSRIIELNRKRLIHQLTSNMPTVFGGAAPDSEESILSGEFTRKRGHMPLRKLLKLAGGVIKRIKPCFMMSPLSIAQYLDPRSSELQFDVVIFDEASQVKPEDALGAFLRARNAVVMGDTNQLPPTSFFDQMLTSEEDSEDVATAADIESILHLCKRSFPVRMLRWHYRSRHESLIAVSNQEFYDNRLLVYPSPSREDGELGLHLRYLPDTVYERGRTSSNPLEAAAVVEAIEEHFMRYGTSRSLGVGTFSVAQMNAILEALEERLRENPELERLINQETDEPFFIKNLETIQGDERDVIFISVGYGFDENGRMSLNFGPLNQEGGERRLNVLITRAREKCVVFTNFRASDLKTGPGTPFGVRALKRFLRYAETGVLDSDSTSNSQGLFEDSVYEFLVDQGFEVDRGVGCAGFRVDFAVKDPDDPGRYIAGILTDGEMYSRAEVARDRDRLREEILRNLGWNIIHLWSSDWYRNRDETQRKVADGLSEIVDKTRESRELQEVTEVGIPVEVDDPEPPEFDEDLDESTIEEQDAAEPLELSDESRGEAVASYVEYSTDKLRKPDDLYKNPTPVISSVVSEIVSMEGPVHVEEVIRRIRESCGLRRAGRRVRSIINSAIEMAENNGNIKRSGDFLLLTESMPVTVRRRTGRVDISLISPMEIEEAVRIALRSTSEVDEVVTRVSRMFGFKNTSRKTATGIRKVIEEMARRGEVVVEDDTIRPV, from the coding sequence ATGGATAAATCTGCGAGGAAGATCATCGAGAGGGAATTTGAGAACCTGAGGGAGAAACTCCTTGACCTCACAATGCGAAACCAGCTCCTGAATTTCAGGCCAAGGTCAAGGACGGTTGAGGTTGTGAACCACGACCCTGAATACATATACACATACCTTGTCCTCAACGGGGGTAAGATGAAACTGGCCCCCAGGAGGGAACCTGAAGAAGAGACTGACCCCGGTAATGACCTGGAGGACCCTGAAGGTGAAGTGGATACCGTTAACGAGCTGGAGGACCCTGAAAGTGAAGGGGAGCTTGACCCCGGTGATGAGCTGGAGGACCTTAAACCCGATGATGAGAACGTCCTACTGACCGACCTCACAGAATCTGAACTCCAGAGGAGGCTCTTCTACATCAACCAGAGGGCCAGGACGATGATCCAGGAGCAGGGCTACAACATACTCTACCTCGCCCTGGGTTTCCTTGAGTGGATGGCCGCAGATGAACCTGACATCAGGAGGGCCCCCCTGGTTCTCGTCCCGGTGGTCCTTGAGAGGCGAAGGGCGGGCTCATCATTCTCACTACGCTGGGATGGCAGCGAGATCATAACCAACATGTCACTCCAGGCCAGGCTCAGGGAGGAGGGAATCGAACTACCTGAATTCAGGATGCCCCAGGGTCCGTCAGGGATCTCGGAGTACCTCAGGAAGGTTGAGGACGCGGTGAAATCCATGGATGGCTGGGGGGTCACCGATGAGGTCCAGCTGGGTTTCTTCTCATTCACCAAGTTCCTCATGTACATGGACCTTGACCCGGCATCCTACTCAAACTGGGATGAGATAGTTGAACGCCCCCTCCTTAAGGCCCTATTCTCCATTGAAATCGATGAGGACGACGGGGAGGTGGACATAGACAGCATCCCCTACGAGGACCTCTACCACGTGGTTGACGCCGACTCATCCCAGATCGCGGTTATAGAGGATGTAAAGGCGGGTAAGAACCTTGTGGTTGAGGGGCCACCAGGGACAGGGAAGTCCCAGACCATAGTGAACCTCATAGCCGAGCTCATGGCCGCAGGAAAGACGGTACTCTTTGTGAGTGAGAAGATGGCGGCCCTCGAGGTTGTGAAGAGCAGGCTTGACTCCATAGGCCTCGGGAGGTTCTGCCTTGAACTCCACTCCCACAAGGCCAGGAAGAAGGACGTCCTCAATGAACTGGAGTCAACCCTCATGGAGGCAGAGGCAGAGAGGCCAGACGCCGAGAGGGAATTCAGGAGGGTTGAGAAGCTGCGCGATGAGCTCAACGAGTACAGGAGAGCCCTCCATGAGCCACTGTACAGCATACAGCTCTCACCCTTCCAGTTATTCGGGATGAAGGAGAGCTCAGAGAGATACTTCAATGGTGAGCTGCCATTCGTCAGGATACCCTCACCTGAGACCATAACCCCCGATGAGTGGGACGAGGCCCTGGTGGAACTGAGAAACCTTGCAAAACTCGCAGAACTCCTCCCACCCCTCCATGAGAACCCGTGGTCAGGCACCGACCCCGGGATGATGCTACCCTCCGATGTGAGGGAACTTGAGGTCCTCCTGGAGTCGGTGATGAAGATTACCGATAAACTGATGGCAGCACTCAGGGAATTCCAGGAGAGGTACGGCTTCAGCCCAGTTAAGAATACAGGGGACCTTGAGAGGCTCGGGGAGGTGGTCTCTGTGGTTGCAGAGTCACGCCCCTTCGACCTTGGCGTCCTTGAATCAGAGATCTGGGACCGCTACAGGGCCGACGCCTTCACCCTTCTTGATAAACTCGAGGCATACACCCGCAGGAGGGAGATACTCGACAGGTTCCATGAATCTGTCCACAGCGTGGATCTGGAGGCCCTCCTCAGGGAGTACCTCAAGGAGTCATCCAGCAGGATAAAATTCCTGAGCGGCAGGTACAGGAAGGTAAGGAATGAGATAGAAGCCCTTTACGTTGGAAGGGCCCCTGAGAATGACTATGAGATCGTGGAGGACCTTGAGAACCTGATTGATGTCATGAGCCTGAGGGGGGAACTTGAAAGGTACAGTGGGGTGGCCGAGAGGTTCTTTGGTTCAATGTGGAACCCGGAAAACCCATCCATCCAGGACCTGAGGGCCACCGCGGAGTGGATAGTGAGGTTCAGGGACCTCCACAGCGATGGTCTCATATCAGAGAGGGCACTGGAGTGCATCTCTGATGGCCTTGACGGTGATAGGCTTCTCTCTGAATTCCATGAAATCCTCGAAATCCACAGTGAACTCCAGGATAAACTTTCAAAGCTCCAGACAAGGATAAACACCCATGCCCATGTCATATTCAACTCAGCACCGGAGGAGGTTCCGTTCCGCGCCTGGAGGTCAAGGGTTAAGGCCTGGAGGGAGGCCCTCAACCTCCTCCCCCTCTGGTCCCAGTACCTTGAGAAGAAGAGGCTCTGCATGAAGACGCGGGGGGCCGCATTCATACCACTAATAGAGTCTGGGATAATCAGCATGGAGGATATAAGGCATGCAATGGAGGGTAACCTTGCAGATGCCCTCCTTGAGAGGGCCTTCAGGGAGATACCAGCCCTTTACACCTTCATTGGTGACCTCCATGAGGCCAGGATAAGGGAGTTCAGGGAGCTTGACTCCAGGATAATCGAGCTCAACAGGAAGAGGCTCATACATCAGCTCACAAGCAACATGCCCACAGTCTTTGGAGGGGCGGCTCCAGACTCTGAGGAGAGCATCCTCAGCGGTGAATTCACACGTAAGAGGGGGCATATGCCCCTCAGGAAACTCCTTAAACTTGCAGGTGGCGTTATAAAGAGGATAAAGCCCTGTTTCATGATGAGCCCCCTCTCCATTGCACAGTACCTTGACCCGAGGAGCAGTGAACTCCAGTTTGATGTGGTGATATTCGACGAGGCATCACAGGTTAAACCGGAGGACGCCCTGGGGGCATTCCTAAGGGCCAGGAACGCTGTGGTGATGGGTGATACCAACCAGCTCCCACCAACCAGTTTCTTTGACCAGATGCTCACATCTGAGGAGGACTCTGAGGACGTGGCCACAGCGGCTGACATTGAGAGCATACTCCACCTCTGCAAGAGGAGCTTCCCTGTGAGGATGCTGAGGTGGCACTACAGGAGCCGGCACGAGTCCCTGATCGCGGTGTCAAACCAGGAGTTCTATGACAACAGGCTCCTGGTGTACCCTTCACCCTCAAGGGAGGATGGGGAACTGGGACTCCACCTCAGGTACCTTCCAGACACGGTATATGAGCGCGGGAGAACCTCATCCAACCCCCTCGAGGCCGCAGCCGTTGTTGAGGCCATAGAGGAACACTTCATGAGGTACGGCACATCAAGGAGTCTTGGTGTGGGCACATTCTCAGTTGCCCAGATGAACGCCATACTTGAGGCCCTCGAGGAGAGGCTTCGGGAGAACCCTGAACTTGAGCGGCTCATAAATCAGGAGACCGATGAGCCATTCTTCATAAAGAACCTTGAAACCATACAGGGGGATGAGAGGGACGTTATCTTCATCAGTGTGGGCTACGGCTTTGATGAGAACGGAAGGATGTCCCTCAACTTCGGGCCACTGAACCAGGAGGGCGGTGAGAGGAGGCTGAACGTCCTCATAACCAGGGCCCGTGAGAAGTGTGTGGTTTTCACCAACTTCAGGGCATCGGACCTTAAAACCGGACCTGGAACCCCCTTCGGTGTCAGGGCACTTAAGAGGTTCCTCAGGTACGCAGAGACAGGTGTGCTTGACTCAGATTCCACCAGTAATTCACAGGGCCTCTTTGAGGATTCGGTATACGAGTTCCTGGTTGACCAGGGATTCGAGGTTGACCGGGGCGTCGGGTGCGCCGGTTTCAGGGTTGACTTCGCGGTTAAGGACCCCGATGACCCTGGCAGGTACATTGCAGGGATCCTCACCGATGGTGAGATGTACAGCAGGGCGGAGGTTGCAAGGGACCGTGACAGGCTCAGGGAGGAGATCCTCAGGAACCTGGGCTGGAACATCATCCACCTCTGGTCCTCGGACTGGTACCGGAACAGGGATGAGACACAGAGGAAGGTTGCAGATGGCCTCTCTGAGATAGTTGATAAAACCAGGGAATCCAGGGAGCTACAGGAGGTGACTGAGGTGGGGATTCCGGTGGAGGTTGATGACCCTGAACCCCCTGAGTTTGATGAGGATTTAGATGAGTCCACCATAGAAGAGCAGGATGCAGCAGAACCACTGGAGCTTTCCGATGAATCCAGGGGGGAGGCTGTTGCCAGTTACGTCGAATACAGCACCGATAAGTTAAGAAAACCCGACGACCTCTACAAAAACCCGACACCCGTGATATCATCCGTTGTGAGTGAGATAGTATCAATGGAGGGTCCTGTGCATGTTGAGGAGGTTATAAGGCGTATAAGAGAGTCATGTGGACTTAGAAGAGCAGGGCGAAGGGTGAGGAGCATAATAAACTCTGCAATTGAGATGGCAGAGAACAACGGTAACATCAAGCGGAGCGGTGACTTCCTGCTCCTCACAGAGTCCATGCCGGTCACCGTGAGGAGAAGGACTGGCAGGGTTGACATCTCACTCATATCCCCAATGGAGATTGAGGAGGCTGTGAGAATAGCCCTCAGGTCCACCTCAGAGGTTGATGAGGTTGTGACACGGGTCTCAAGGATGTTTGGCTTTAAAAATA
- a CDS encoding ribonuclease H-like domain-containing protein, translated as MFEKLKWDLMMEYDGVELEEAIGASRVTAAGSEALEVSFTRKVRFRVRESVDDILSDLKLLRGVGPVTEERLKSEGYLTVPDLLAHERYRDEASRVLSMIQSGDVYNLRCYLNASSSDERVLTALGLLEGEMFTFLDIETLGLSDEPVILTGMAWIEDDKIHVRQRLAPEPSMEAAVLEIFHHIPPDSVLVTFNGASFDIPYIRRRSEFHNLSNRLEQCHVDLYHVSRRLWGGSLPDCKLCTVESYILGVERDLDIPGAYVPDYYHTYLSTGNPGPLVPVVEHNREDIINMALLLSHINSGSTD; from the coding sequence ATGTTTGAAAAACTCAAATGGGACCTCATGATGGAGTACGATGGAGTGGAGCTGGAGGAGGCCATCGGGGCATCCAGGGTGACCGCTGCTGGTTCAGAGGCACTTGAGGTATCCTTCACCAGGAAGGTGAGGTTCAGGGTGCGGGAATCAGTGGATGACATCCTCTCTGACCTCAAGCTCCTCAGGGGTGTTGGGCCGGTCACCGAGGAGCGGCTGAAGTCTGAGGGGTACCTCACGGTTCCCGACCTCCTTGCACATGAGAGGTACAGGGATGAGGCCTCCAGGGTCCTTTCCATGATCCAGTCAGGGGATGTCTACAACCTTAGGTGTTACCTCAACGCCTCCTCATCCGATGAGAGGGTGCTCACTGCTCTGGGACTCCTTGAGGGTGAGATGTTCACCTTCCTTGACATCGAGACCCTCGGGCTCTCAGACGAACCGGTGATACTCACTGGCATGGCCTGGATTGAGGATGATAAGATCCATGTGAGGCAGCGCCTCGCCCCTGAACCCTCCATGGAGGCCGCCGTCCTTGAGATATTCCACCACATCCCACCCGATTCGGTCCTTGTAACATTCAACGGGGCGAGCTTCGACATTCCCTATATAAGGAGGAGGTCAGAGTTCCATAACCTGAGTAACCGGCTGGAGCAGTGCCACGTTGACCTCTACCATGTGTCAAGGCGCCTCTGGGGTGGCAGTCTGCCTGACTGCAAACTCTGCACAGTTGAGAGCTATATACTGGGTGTGGAGAGGGACCTTGACATTCCAGGGGCATATGTGCCTGACTACTACCACACCTACCTCTCAACCGGTAACCCGGGACCCCTCGTACCCGTGGTGGAGCACAACAGGGAGGATATAATCAACATGGCCCTCCTCCTCTCACACATTAACTCCGGGTCCACTGATTGA
- a CDS encoding DEAD/DEAH box helicase, whose product MVKRVLERFTRDWRFRDAVEHVETVPARRAEYAEVKDLPENIMEYLEGNGIRLYRHQAEALEAIREGRNILITTPTASGKTLAFNLPIMETLTLDGSATALYIYPAKALSRDQLKVLRHLESELGITLNPATYDGDTPREMRPWIRENSRAVLTNPHQLHRILPWHHQWRRFYSNLRYVVIDEAHQYRGVFGSSVALLIRRLRRICRHYGSDPRFILASATLANPEEFSGKLTGLDFHVISGDTSPSGPRHFVLYNPYSKRGDPSAHLETSSILTYLVLRGVQTLCFTVSRKMAELVTRWTREQLDRENRKLIDRVTSYRAGYLADQRRMIESGLRSGKLLGVTTTNALELGIDIGSLDAVIISGYPGTMISTWQQAGRAGRNRNDSLVILVAFENPLDQYIMKNPSFIFERPHENAIINPENRLILRNHTACAASELPLTLDDFLDHDFSMAVAGEMLEEGELEISQEGLVCSTDPHFRYGLDDISSDTFTVICEGRTLETMSRSQAYREAHEGAVLMNHGNTYIVRDFDLQKRRITVERRDVEYHTSVLRETELRVIRKLRRRRVGSLEVNFGEVEVTEHYTGYRVMNYSRVLGKRDLELPPIRFRTRALWFTVPETLRKRVEGEYGDDETFEGGLHGAEHALIALFPLHVLCDRMDIGGLSTPWHQDTQEATVFIYDGFEGGIGLAEKGVEVFEDLLRSTLELVSSCGCSDGCPSCIYSPKCGNDNSPLHRDATVMILEHLMGMVSGDAKEESSEEAPAVLEEVELLCSEGRLSDAKLKLHEILEEEPENAGACYLMGAILREQGEAEMADYFHERARNGMN is encoded by the coding sequence ATGGTTAAAAGGGTGCTTGAGAGGTTCACCAGGGACTGGCGCTTCAGGGATGCGGTGGAACACGTTGAGACGGTCCCCGCAAGGAGAGCTGAATACGCAGAGGTCAAGGATCTCCCTGAGAACATCATGGAGTACCTTGAGGGAAATGGCATCAGACTCTACCGACACCAGGCAGAGGCCCTCGAGGCAATAAGGGAGGGCAGGAACATTCTCATAACAACCCCAACGGCCTCAGGGAAGACCCTGGCCTTCAACCTCCCCATAATGGAGACCCTAACCCTCGATGGGAGTGCAACGGCCCTCTACATCTACCCTGCCAAGGCACTCTCAAGGGACCAGCTGAAGGTTCTGAGGCACCTGGAATCTGAGCTTGGAATCACACTGAACCCGGCAACCTACGATGGGGACACCCCCAGGGAGATGAGGCCATGGATACGTGAGAACTCACGGGCAGTCCTCACCAACCCCCACCAGCTCCACCGTATCCTCCCATGGCACCACCAGTGGAGGAGGTTCTACAGTAACCTCAGGTACGTGGTGATAGATGAGGCCCACCAGTACCGGGGTGTCTTTGGATCAAGTGTGGCGCTCCTCATAAGGAGGCTAAGGAGGATCTGCAGGCATTACGGTTCAGATCCCAGGTTCATCCTTGCAAGTGCAACCCTTGCCAACCCTGAGGAGTTCTCAGGTAAACTGACTGGCCTGGATTTCCATGTTATCTCAGGGGACACGTCACCCTCCGGCCCCAGGCACTTCGTACTCTACAACCCCTACAGCAAGAGGGGGGACCCATCGGCACACCTTGAAACATCATCCATACTCACCTACCTTGTTCTGAGGGGTGTTCAGACCCTCTGCTTCACCGTTTCAAGGAAGATGGCTGAACTTGTAACCCGGTGGACCAGGGAACAGCTTGACAGGGAAAACAGGAAGCTCATTGACCGTGTGACATCCTACAGGGCAGGTTACCTTGCAGATCAGAGGAGGATGATAGAGTCAGGGCTTCGATCCGGGAAGCTCCTGGGCGTCACCACCACCAACGCTCTGGAGCTTGGAATAGACATCGGGTCACTGGACGCCGTCATAATATCAGGGTACCCTGGCACCATGATATCCACCTGGCAGCAGGCAGGGAGGGCAGGGAGGAACAGGAACGACTCCCTTGTTATCCTGGTGGCATTCGAGAACCCCCTGGACCAGTACATCATGAAGAACCCCTCCTTCATCTTCGAGAGGCCCCATGAGAACGCCATAATCAACCCTGAAAACAGGTTAATACTCAGGAACCATACGGCCTGCGCGGCATCAGAGTTACCCCTCACCCTCGACGACTTCCTGGACCACGACTTCAGCATGGCGGTGGCAGGGGAGATGCTCGAGGAGGGGGAACTTGAAATCTCACAGGAGGGACTGGTGTGCAGCACCGACCCCCATTTCAGGTATGGGCTGGATGATATCTCATCAGATACCTTCACGGTGATATGTGAGGGCAGGACACTTGAGACCATGAGCAGGTCCCAGGCCTACAGGGAGGCCCATGAGGGGGCTGTGCTCATGAACCACGGCAACACCTACATCGTACGGGACTTTGACCTGCAGAAGAGGAGGATAACCGTTGAGAGGAGGGACGTGGAGTACCATACATCGGTCCTCAGGGAGACTGAGCTCAGGGTGATCAGGAAACTCAGAAGGAGGCGGGTGGGAAGCCTTGAGGTCAACTTCGGGGAGGTTGAGGTTACAGAGCACTACACCGGTTACAGGGTCATGAACTACAGCAGGGTCCTGGGTAAGAGGGACCTTGAACTTCCACCCATCAGGTTCAGGACCAGGGCACTCTGGTTCACGGTACCCGAAACTCTCAGAAAGAGGGTTGAAGGGGAGTACGGGGATGATGAAACATTTGAGGGCGGACTCCACGGGGCTGAACACGCGCTCATAGCACTTTTCCCCCTCCATGTGCTCTGCGACAGGATGGACATAGGGGGACTGTCAACCCCATGGCACCAGGACACACAGGAGGCAACGGTGTTCATCTACGACGGCTTTGAGGGTGGCATAGGACTTGCTGAGAAGGGTGTTGAGGTCTTCGAGGACCTTCTCAGGTCGACACTTGAACTTGTATCATCCTGCGGCTGCAGTGACGGGTGCCCGTCATGCATCTACTCCCCAAAATGTGGCAACGACAATTCACCGCTCCACAGGGACGCCACAGTGATGATACTCGAACACCTCATGGGTATGGTCTCTGGAGATGCCAAGGAGGAAAGCAGTGAGGAGGCCCCAGCTGTCCTTGAGGAGGTTGAACTCCTCTGCAGTGAGGGAAGGCTCTCTGATGCCAAACTGAAGCTGCATGAGATCCTTGAGGAGGAGCCAGAAAATGCAGGGGCATGCTACCTCATGGGGGCCATCCTCAGGGAGCAGGGGGAGGCTGAAATGGCCGATTACTTCCATGAGAGGGCCAGGAATGGAATGAATTGA
- a CDS encoding thermonuclease family protein → MTSDTGNASGKGEYDASGVCTYVVDGDTIDVSGTGRIRLVGVNTPERGEPGYREAKDFMKSMCLSRTVQLDIDDAKRHDKYGRVLAVVYVDGVNINRELLRRGYAEVMYIPPSEFNPYEWT, encoded by the coding sequence ATGACCTCGGATACAGGGAATGCCTCTGGAAAAGGCGAATATGATGCTAGTGGAGTCTGCACCTACGTTGTTGATGGGGACACCATCGATGTTTCAGGCACAGGGAGGATACGCCTTGTGGGTGTCAACACCCCTGAGAGGGGGGAGCCTGGCTACAGGGAGGCGAAGGACTTCATGAAATCAATGTGCCTCTCAAGGACCGTGCAGCTCGACATAGACGATGCAAAAAGGCATGATAAATACGGGAGGGTCCTCGCCGTGGTCTACGTGGACGGAGTCAACATAAACCGGGAACTCCTCAGGAGGGGATATGCTGAGGTCATGTACATTCCACCATCCGAGTTCAACCCATATGAGTGGACCTGA
- a CDS encoding DUF5654 family protein, whose translation MGEFKLEVLKTMGTLITTAFGLIAALAWNEAIKALITQFFKAGNELTGLFVYALIVTILAVIATILIARSLAHYGIELPEE comes from the coding sequence ATGGGGGAATTTAAACTCGAAGTTCTTAAGACCATGGGTACACTGATAACTACTGCATTCGGCCTAATAGCGGCTCTTGCCTGGAACGAGGCCATAAAGGCACTGATAACACAGTTCTTCAAGGCAGGCAATGAACTCACCGGACTATTCGTCTATGCGCTCATTGTGACCATCCTTGCAGTCATTGCAACCATCCTAATTGCAAGGAGCCTTGCTCATTACGGGATAGAACTGCCTGAAGAGTAA
- a CDS encoding DUF6884 domain-containing protein has protein sequence MAPPKLPASKKWRESLEKDFGFTYISSRKELPDPDSVIWTTSCSKTKKTQRLGRPRDFYNGRYHNRFYEYVENNKLTYGILSDKYGIHMFDEELGYYDIHPQELTLEKKEELGKFINRKAKRYGFDEIIFYYPSPLMSKPYFEILWFSNLKVYYMTKFNLTREIKP, from the coding sequence TTGGCTCCCCCCAAACTTCCAGCTTCAAAAAAATGGAGAGAATCTCTAGAAAAAGATTTTGGATTTACCTACATTTCATCTAGAAAAGAATTACCTGATCCTGATAGTGTCATATGGACTACCTCCTGCTCAAAAACAAAAAAGACGCAGAGATTAGGAAGGCCTAGGGACTTTTACAATGGACGTTATCACAACCGATTTTATGAGTACGTCGAGAATAATAAACTCACATATGGCATACTTTCTGATAAATATGGTATTCATATGTTTGATGAAGAATTAGGATACTACGACATACATCCACAGGAATTAACACTAGAAAAAAAGGAAGAACTTGGAAAATTTATCAATAGAAAAGCAAAAAGATATGGGTTTGACGAAATTATTTTTTATTACCCAAGCCCACTAATGTCCAAACCTTACTTTGAAATTCTATGGTTCTCTAATTTAAAGGTGTATTATATGACTAAATTTAATTTAACTAGGGAAATAAAACCCTAG
- a CDS encoding ATP-binding protein has translation MLVLVATKMGSKILARVAKIVPFNAYYTEDDPWSEARRKGLHIPDNIARKYEICELDLLIQLPNTEVNYPPKPGDEVLKIDLEEHYEDIFGISRDEPGYIWFGTLFGYKKAPIPLDIEKVPMHMAVFGTTGSGKSFSTGVLIEKFMGIKASESRAVSFPMMIIDANGDYLEYDKYFKKHDYGDVDPRISPVGWVKRFVFPHIANENHELMGEPVIGIDLDRLSVKEMAETIVMYYKGSLDGAELQVNGIVTLFEYIKENLGYESLHDFFVDDDSYEELIRELRNFDNKRIASATKPAIERAFEKFREIEYNYGILSAKSESELTRDDFIDDITENGGIAIIDFSEEGATGVDIQVKQLVMTYLANLLFNKFSKYKIENRTRYLIFLIEEAQNFIPDRSYPISSSLAKNKLSLIATQGRKFGLSLCIVTQRPSFIDKIVLSMCNTFFIHRISPDDVSYVRTATGGLPSSLENRLTRLTQGHMIVTGQMNKLPFPMMIKIPKSDRIVPHPMGTTDVVSTLKRLREGFEY, from the coding sequence ATGCTGGTTTTAGTTGCTACAAAAATGGGCAGTAAGATCCTTGCACGAGTAGCTAAAATAGTTCCATTTAACGCTTATTATACTGAAGATGATCCTTGGTCTGAGGCACGTCGTAAAGGTTTACATATTCCGGATAACATCGCCCGCAAGTATGAGATATGTGAATTGGATCTTTTAATTCAACTTCCTAACACTGAAGTCAATTATCCTCCAAAACCAGGGGATGAAGTTTTAAAGATAGATCTTGAAGAGCACTATGAAGATATATTTGGTATTTCAAGGGATGAACCTGGTTATATATGGTTTGGAACACTATTTGGTTACAAAAAGGCACCAATACCTTTAGATATTGAGAAAGTCCCAATGCACATGGCAGTATTCGGTACAACAGGTAGTGGAAAATCTTTTAGTACAGGAGTCTTGATTGAGAAGTTTATGGGTATTAAAGCAAGTGAAAGTCGTGCTGTTTCATTTCCTATGATGATCATAGATGCAAATGGAGATTACTTAGAGTATGATAAATATTTTAAAAAACATGATTATGGGGATGTAGACCCCAGAATAAGTCCTGTAGGATGGGTTAAAAGATTTGTATTTCCTCACATAGCTAATGAAAACCATGAATTAATGGGAGAACCTGTCATTGGTATTGATTTAGACCGCCTTTCAGTTAAAGAAATGGCTGAAACAATTGTAATGTATTATAAAGGAAGTTTAGATGGTGCAGAACTTCAAGTAAATGGAATAGTAACTCTCTTCGAGTATATAAAAGAAAACTTAGGTTATGAGTCACTACATGATTTCTTTGTGGATGATGATAGCTATGAAGAATTGATAAGAGAATTAAGAAACTTTGATAACAAAAGAATAGCCTCTGCCACTAAACCTGCTATTGAAAGAGCATTCGAAAAATTTAGGGAAATAGAATATAATTATGGGATATTATCAGCGAAATCTGAATCAGAATTAACCAGAGATGACTTTATTGATGACATTACAGAAAACGGCGGGATTGCAATAATTGATTTTTCTGAGGAGGGGGCTACTGGTGTTGATATTCAAGTAAAACAGCTTGTAATGACATATTTGGCTAATTTGCTTTTTAACAAATTCTCAAAATATAAAATTGAAAATAGAACAAGATATTTAATTTTCTTAATAGAGGAAGCCCAGAACTTTATTCCAGATAGGAGTTATCCTATAAGCTCCAGTTTAGCTAAAAATAAGTTATCTTTAATTGCAACTCAGGGTAGAAAATTTGGATTGTCGCTATGCATTGTAACTCAAAGACCTTCATTTATTGATAAAATAGTTTTGTCTATGTGCAACACATTTTTTATACATAGGATTTCTCCCGATGATGTTTCTTATGTTAGAACAGCCACTGGGGGTCTTCCTTCTTCACTTGAAAATCGCTTAACACGTCTAACTCAGGGCCATATGATAGTAACAGGTCAGATGAACAAATTACCCTTTCCAATGATGATCAAAATTCCTAAGAGTGATAGGATAGTTCCACATCCTATGGGTACAACTGATGTTGTTTCAACTCTAAAAAGACTACGTGAAGGATTTGAGTACTGA